In Setaria italica strain Yugu1 chromosome IX, Setaria_italica_v2.0, whole genome shotgun sequence, the genomic stretch TATCCATCCTCATAGGACTTTGGACCATCTGACCAAAACTGGATTACAGGTTTATAGAGGATGCAGTCGGTGAAATAAATGGTAGAGTTTGTCATCTCATGGGACTTGGTGCAGAATATTGAATTCGGTGATGAGAGAACCAACTCAAATGGATGTGGACAGCAAATGGCTCATACACCTCAAGATCAAGATCAGCTTATCATGCACAATTGAGGGAACTTACGATAATTTTGATGGCAAAGTCATTTGGCAGGCTCATGCTTAAGCTAAGCATAATTTTTTTGCGTGGCTGTTGGTACAGAGCAAAATACTTATAGCTGATAAGGCTGATAAGATGGTAGCTCGAAATTAGCAATGTGAACTGGAATACCCATTGTGTGATCAGGAAGCAGAAATTGTAGCACATCTGTGCCTTCAATGCAGTTATGCCAAGGAAGTTTGGATGCTGGTGAGTAACTAGACCGGGGGATAATCAAGATACTGGAAAATGATGATGTGGAAGTGGAATAATGGTGGAGGAGATCGCTTACGCTATTCCACAAGAAGCATGTCGATCTGTGGCCGCGTATCTAATCCTCGTTGCATGGAACGTATGGAAGGAGCGCAACCGACGAGTGTTTGAAGGAAAATCTCTCCGGCCAATGTAAGTGTTCGACATAATACAAGATAATGTTAAGGTGCGCCGGAGAGCGTGCGGTaactccaagttggattagTGTATCTTAGTTTTATTAATGAGTAAGCCTAAAGAGCTAATTATTCTACGTAATATCGAACATAAACTTCTACCTCCTTAAACGAATCGCTCCTgctttatttgaaaaaaaatgtccATCCTTGCGCGTCAACAGCCAATCCGTCCCtgcgcgtccgccgccgccgccaccacactCTGCCGCGGCCTAGACTCGACCTGCTCCCATCGATGTCTCCCCCTCCCTGTTCTAGCAAGCACCAGCATCAAACACCACTTCTCAAGCAAGCAACTCCTTTGTTCTATCCAAGGCAAGAACAAGCAGCTGCATCAGCGACCGACAAGCCTTCCTGCTACCTGCTCCTCCCCATCCAATCATCAATCATCATCCTGCAGCTCCCTCACACGTTCAGGCTCACCAAGCAAAGCACCAGTGCCTTCCCTCTCCCTTTCCCCTCTGTTCTTCTGCACCACAGgtagagcagcagcagctccaatTCCCGCGCGTACCAGTCCTGTCCCagcgcgtgcgccgccgcggccgtggtcTGCCCCGTCCCCGTTCGAGAAACGCAACTGCGGCTGCGCTTCGCCACCCATGCCAACCAGTGAAACGTGAGCGCCGCAGCCACCGCTGCTGCTAGCGCCGGTAACAGGTTCCTCCCGCCGTCTATATCGACTGGCGTCACCGTCCCTGCCGCAGTGCCACCACTACCAGCAGACCCGTCGCCGGCGCTCCAGTAGAAGCTAGCCGGTCGCCGATGCGGACCCCTTCGCCGCCAGGCTCGCCGAGTGCACCAGGGAacgcgtggcggcggcggcggcaggttgGGGAAGAATGGCCCGTGCGGCGTGAGGAGGGTGCTCGCGTGCTCGGAGGCAGCGGCAAAGGTGACGGACGGCAGATTGTGGCGCCGCTCACGATGTCCACGCACCCCACCATGTCAGCAGTAGATGCCTACATATGGATGAGAAGTTTATGGACTCAGAAATACACTTTCAAAATTTATGAACCTAAGTGATACTCGTTTACAAGTTGATGGATCTCTTATGCATTTTACTCAAAAAAGAACGATTGCGGAGGAAGGCGGCCGAGGGTGACTGCCCCCAGTTCTACAAGTTCGTCTTGTGCAATCatgcttcatgcacagccacgGGTCCGCTTCTTTGCCTAGCTTCTGAAGCACATTGTGGACAACGATCGATGCGAAATCCGCAATTCTGGAGCAGAATCGCCTGACCATCTGGCTCTGCGCTGCCCCTTCGCGGCTCAGTTTTGGACCAACCTTGGTGTTCTGATCACTGATGGGGTTACAGTGAGAAACCTGTGGgagctccctcgccgccgcccgcccgcccgcccacccCGCTGCCTGCCACAAACATCCTCCAGCTACATTCGATGTGGTCTTCCGCGGAATggaccccctccctccccggcgGAATGGCTCCTCTGCACAGCTTGGGTCACTCAGGGCTGGCCCTGGGGAGGGTGTGCGGCTGCCCAAGCCCCCAAATCCCAGGAGCCCCACTCTAGGTGTGCTTATTGCCCTGCTATCGTAGGTCGCATGCAGCATGGTCTAAGATCGGTGAGTCGTAAATATTGCCCTGCTGCGCAGGTCGCATGCAACATGACCTAAAGCCAGTGAGCCGTAATTATTTACGCATGCGGCAGCAAGGCAGACGAGTAGACGACGTGATCGAGGGGACCGATCGAGTGCCGATTCGTCTAATCATGATTAGATCCAATTCCTTCGATCCTTTCCTTCGCTTGAGCCTGGTACTCCGTACTCGACTGCCGCCCGCCGGTTCTCGGCTTGTTACTTGCGGTTGGCGCTTGTGTAGGTAGTACTCACTACTCAATAGGGACTCTGGACTATCCTCTCGTGGCAAACAGCCCTTGGGTATGAACGACGCGGTCACGCGGAACGAATGACGGGCATAGATCAGATAGGAGATCGTCAATTCACTTCTGTGATCAGGTGATTCGATTGCCAATTCCCCAAatatcattaattattaattcactatcacaaCTTATTTAATCTCAAttgatttataactattgtgtatttataataatttcagcaccgtgggatatcatgtcgtcagaaaaatatgaatcaggtaacaagaaaaggaaaagaaaaagacgtgtggatgagttgatagaatcacagagaggagcaatggataaattttgcaagagtaatcAGGACCCTGAGAGTAATACGGGCGCTGCGAAgaacccagatgagttggcaatagttgttgtggatgaaacaactaatgggaatcaggaagaaagtgttaacatcaacgtcgatgataacaatgtaagtgactctgaaaacacagtaaatgcatcaggtgcacatgcacaaTCTGCTAGTGTTGATGAGCAACCAGtttacacttcagatatttatgatccaagaaattgggataatcttgataataaagtAAGAAACATATTAGCCGAGAAAgggcctataagagaagaaaatatcaaatttcctcTAGATGTTACCTCAAgatatttttcatatgctcattattctagaaaattaagcaatggagagatacatgatagaaaatggttagtttattcgaagcatgttgacaaagttttttgtttctACTGTAAGATCTTTAAGTCTAGCACTACCAAGAGTCCTAGTTCCTTAGCAAGTGatgggtttagaaattggaggcatatcagtgagaagcttagagaacatgaaaatagtgtTGAGCATATTAGTAACATGAACAGTTGGAATGAATTGAGAGCTGGACTGCGGAAGAAGGAAACAATTGACAAAGAATTGCAGCAATAAATCACAAAGGAGAAAAAACGGTTGAGGCAAGTTTTATTAAGAATAATAGCTATTGTGAAATTTATTGGTAAACACAATTTGGCTTTTAGAGGAAGCAGTAagcagctttataatgataaTAATAGTATTTTTTTAGCTTGTACTGAGATGATTGCAAAATTTGACTTGGTAATGCAAGACCACCATAGACGTATTCAGAACAAAGAAATTTATTATCATTATCTCAGtcataaaattcagaatgagttaATATTTCTTTTGGATTATGATATCACAAGTTCTAGGTTGTTAAAGAGaccaagtatttctccattaTCTTATATTGTACCCCTGATgtcagtcatcaagaacaaatgactttATTAGTTTGATGTGTTAATTTGTCTGACGGCAAGATAAAAAATTGAGGAGTACTTTTTGGGGTTCTTGAAGGTGGATGACACATTTGGTTTGGGGCTTTTTAATAGCTTGAATCTATGGAGTCCTTTGGCCTAAATATTAGTGACATAAGGGGTCAAGGCTATGACAATgttctaatatgaaaggaaaacacCAACGGGTACAAAAATGGTTAATTGATatcaatccaagagcattgtatatgccatgtgcatgccatagtctaaatcttactctttgtgatatggcaaaatCTAGTGGGAAAGTTGTTTCATTTTTTAGAATTGTTCAACACATATATGTATTATTTGGTGGTTCTACGAAAAGGTGGAATATTTTGCTTAAACATGTTCCTAGTTTAACTGTAAAATCATTGTCCAatactcgttgggagagtcgaatCAAAAGTGTTACAGCAATAAGATATTAAGTTACTGAGTTGAGATCTGCTTTGTCTGAGTTACGTTATGCTTCTAACATTGAACCTAAGGATAAAAGTGatgcaaaaaaattatttgatgcacttggcagCTTTTGAGTTTCTACTTGGTATGGTTATCTagcatgatattttatttgctgtaaataaagtgagcaagaagttgcaatcgtcaaccatgtgcattgactctactttgaagcaaatacaaggtataACGCAGTACTTTGAGAATTACAGAAATGAGAAGTTTTCTTCTAGTCTGATTATCGCCAAAGGTATTGCAACAGAAATGGATGTAGAGGCATCATTTCCAGAAAAACGTCGTGCTACGAGGAACAAACAGTTTGATTTAAGTAATTGCCATGAAGAAATTCTTGAAGGTGAGAAGGCTTTTGaagttaaattttttttggtTGATATGGAGATCACTTCTTTGAAGAAcagatttgaagaactcatggtgtttaaagatatattCGGATTTTTATTGAGCTCAAGTactttgaagtcattaaatgataatgaacttgaagaatgttgcaCTGAATTTGTAGAAATCTTTTCGtttgatggttcatctaatGTTGAGATATAGgatcttatttctgaattaaagattatgaaattcactttgccagatggtgtaatgtctgctatggagattttCGAGCATAtcagagatgtggattgttatcctaatgtcTCTATTGCTTACCAACTCTTATTTACTGTGCCTGTGACTATCGCATCGGTTGAAAGAAattttcaaagttgaagttattgaagaactatttgaggtcaacaatgactcagtagaggttaaatggtttggcaacattatgcatcgagaagaaattgttggatgaggttgacatcaaccctatcataagtgactttgcatcgaggaatgttagaaAAAACTTTTAAgataatatatataaataatttgatatgaatattgttttttagatacatttatTTATTAGtaacatttcatatatatatttgttataatgtttatattaaagggTCCCGAGTTTAACTTTCGCCCCGGACCTCCCAAATTTCAGGACCAGCCTTGGGATCACTGACAGGTGGACCCGATCCCGCATGTCAGTGACCCAACTGCACTCtgaagcccccccccccccccctcccattGCTTGCAAGGAAGAAGCTAAGCTATGGCGCGAAAGATGATCAATCAACAACTGAAGGCCGGTGCCCTTTTTCAATATGTAATCTACAAGGCTGCTATTTGAGACATCGATGCAAGTGTACCTGATAAATTGGTAGACATCATTTTACCAACATTTTGTTCTAGAAGAAAATGATAAAGGCCATCGCTGCTACAGTACTAGGTTACTTTTTTCACATATTCCAACATTCACCATGTTCACACAAGTGTTTGACATTGCAGCACAATGTTGTCTACCATAAAAATATTCTCTCAGTGCCTGTTAACATTCACCTATTACCTGCTACCTGCATCCTGAGAAGGTGAATCTTTCTAATTGCTGAATGCAAGCTCATCTTCTCGAGCTTGTTCAGCACAAGATCAAATGTCTCCTGCTTCGGAGCAAAACCCTTCGACACCATCTCCTCCAAGAACAAGCAAGACTGCGCAAGCCTCCCATTTCCGTACAGCCAGCTGACCAGCAACGTGTAGGTGCTGAAATCAGGGGTGTGTCCTTCCTGAACATATATGGCACAACAGGAACAGATGATGATGAAACGGACTTCAGAATTTATATCCCGAAATTCAGCCCAACTTTGGCTCCAGAAATGAATGGGATTGCCAAATAATATTTCATGTTTTAGTAACTTTTAAGCATTTAATGAAGCACTAATATCTGAACCAAACACAATTGCCAAGGCCGCCTTCTCTCATTGTAGATACGCAAGCACAGATTCCATATCATACGAATTACAAGCTACACAATTCCACGGCAAGGGTACTTAAATGTTGTTGCTTATTAGGTTAACTGAGGTGATGAGCTGATAAGAGCCAGACTAGGCACTACGGTTGAAGCCGAAGCAGGAGCACCCGTGCGCCACGTGATCGTCAACGGGCGTCATGCCACCCTTGCCGCTGCCGGTGTCAATCTTCTCCAGCATCGTCACTACCTCTGCCATCTCCGGCCGGTTGTCCGGGTTCCCGTCCCAACACCGCATCATGATGTCTGACAGCGCCCGAGGACAACACCGAGGGATGTCCGGCCGGATGCCCTGCGCACGATGGCACCATATATCATCCATTGATCAGAAATTAGAAGTGACGTCGCAGCCGATCCAGCAGAGAAGGAGCAAAACGAACCAGCTTGACAACGTGGTAGGAGATGTCGGCGAGGCTGTAGTTGGGGTAAGCCATGGCGCAGCAGTATGTCTCCCATAGTAGGATGCCGAAGCTGTAGACGTCGCACTTGTGGTCGTAGGGCTTCCCCTGCAGCACCTCCGGCGCCATATACCCCAGCGTGCCCGTTTGTCCCGTCACCTCGCTGCTCTGCGCCTCCACACGCGCAACCCCAAAGTCGGCGATCTTCAGTGTCCGCTTCCGGTCCAGAAGCATGTTCTCCGCCTTCACGTCGCGGTGCATGATCTTCTTCGAGTGCAGGTAGCTCAGCCTGTAGTTTGCCAGCCGATAACCCAACCATCAACAAAACGTGTGCATTCATATATGTTTGGTGCATCGATGTAAAAGAGCATATACTAACCCTctggcgaggtcgagcgcgaGATGGACCACCTTCTTGTAGGAGAGCTTCTTGTCACGGTGGTTGTACAGCAACGTCTTCAGCGTGCCTCCATGCTGGAACTCGACCACGACGACGCAGCACTCGTTCGGCACAGAGCGGCCGCCACAGGGGGTCGAGCCCTTCTTGGGGATCTTCAGTTGGGACGTTCCCATTGACGCGCCAACAAACTGCATGCCGACAAGTTTCGAAACAAGGATTTCAGGATATGCACGATGGATGATGACCCTATGAAGAGAATGGTGGATTTAGCATACATACTTTGGTGATGTTGGGGTGATCAAGCTTCTGCCAGACCGCAACCTCCTTCTGGAAGGCCTCCCGGTGCTTTGCCGCCGTGTCCTGCCCATCCTTCCCCCAGTCCAGCACCTTCACTGCATCCAAATACATTATTAAAATGTTAGCGATATTGTATCTTACAGTATGGAGTCTCTCTCTTATGCTCAATATGGAGAATCCCTTTCCTTAGTTCTCAGATGAAACCTAGATTCCCTTTTCTCTCATTACACATGCCGCTATTCTGAATGCTCCATACTTTACAATCATGGGTTGAATCCAGCAATTTTGTTGCCCCTGAATGACACAATGCTTACCTCGACTGCAATCCTAACTATAAACTAAAAAGTCTTAATTAAACCTCAAATAAAATGATTGACATAGGGCATGCCCAAATGCTAAACGATCATCCATAAGTTTCCGTAGCCTGTATCATAGAAGAGTCCCTATTAAATACAACTTTTTAAGTGGCTACTTTCCTCCTTTCTTGCCTACATTTTGTCACATCTTTGGCACTTTAGCAAAGTTATGGCGTACCACTATCATCGTCCTCAATAAATACTATACATATTACCTCTGACCATGGCCATATCTAATAATTTTATATGTTTTTATCAAACCTAAAAAATACACCAGACAACATATGTGGCAAAGCAAAATTCTAAATAGCCGTCCTACACTCCTACTTCATCCCTAGCTACTTCCATGCTAAAAAGAATCCGTGCTTTTTTGTTCCACCTTCTCCTTCATTGAACGGAGCCGATATATCTATGACTATTCGGCTACTCTCTCATCATAATTATGGCCAAGATATCTCTTGCAGCTACCGATTGCGTCAGGCAGTCCCAACCCAATGACTGATGGTGTCCATAGAATTAAATGAGCTGCCACCTAGGATAAAAAATAACGTGGCAAGGAAGTAAATGAAGAAAGAGATAGAAATCGGATCTTGCATGAGATCTAGTTTCTACACACTATCCAAGGCATAATGAGATATGGGTAGTATTAAATTTAATTATGAAATAGTGGTGTTTGCATTGTAAGAGTAGTGTCTAGTACCAGTTTCTTGACGATGTGAAGTTTATCGAAACTACAGCTAGATAGTGTCTTGGATTAGGACTGCCCTCACACCCTCGCTCGGGACAAAACAACACTCCCTCTAGTCATAAATACTTAGATGCTTTGACAAAATTAAATCCGGTCAAACTTTTAAAACTCTGTCCGTCAATAAATTCTAAAAACACCCCTTTTTTAAGCTAAACCAAATACCATTAAACCGGTGACATGGCATTGCCCATTGTCGCCTTCAGCAGGAGCAGCTAGGTTTTCACATCTAAAAAATCTAGGAGACACGTTTATGACGAACAAGCAACGTACCTGCGACGTCGTGGCCGTCGTAGGTGCCGCGGTAGACGACGCCGAAGGTGCCGTGCGCGATCTGGTTCTGGATGTCGAGCTTGGCGAGGTCGATCTCCCACTCGAGCAGCGTCGcctccggcagcggcgacgcCGACCGCTGCGTCGACCGCTGGTGCTCCAGCCACACCTGCGACCGCGTCTTCTCAAGCTGCACGTCCAGGTTCTTCAGGTCGATCTTGTCCGCCCGCACGTACATCTCGTTGTCCGCCCCGGCCCTCACGAACAGgtcgccgccattgccgccgccggcggccccggGCTCGGTGCTGCTGATACCGCCGAagctgcggctgcggccgcgAGCAACGCCGCCGGT encodes the following:
- the LOC101779047 gene encoding serine/threonine-protein kinase HT1 yields the protein MDPMAPTGGVARGRSRSFGGISSTEPGAAGGGNGGDLFVRAGADNEMYVRADKIDLKNLDVQLEKTRSQVWLEHQRSTQRSASPLPEATLLEWEIDLAKLDIQNQIAHGTFGVVYRGTYDGHDVAVKVLDWGKDGQDTAAKHREAFQKEVAVWQKLDHPNITKFVGASMGTSQLKIPKKGSTPCGGRSVPNECCVVVVEFQHGGTLKTLLYNHRDKKLSYKKVVHLALDLARGLSYLHSKKIMHRDVKAENMLLDRKRTLKIADFGVARVEAQSSEVTGQTGTLGYMAPEVLQGKPYDHKCDVYSFGILLWETYCCAMAYPNYSLADISYHVVKLGIRPDIPRCCPRALSDIMMRCWDGNPDNRPEMAEVVTMLEKIDTGSGKGGMTPVDDHVAHGCSCFGFNRSA